A stretch of DNA from Peromyscus maniculatus bairdii isolate BWxNUB_F1_BW_parent chromosome 7, HU_Pman_BW_mat_3.1, whole genome shotgun sequence:
TCACTGTTTCCACATTTGAATATCTGAAAATCAGGAAGCTCTCCTTTTGCTGCTAACATGAAGTGGTTGTAAATTAATTACTTATACCTCACTAGAAGCAAAGTGACTGGAGTATGTTTGTTTGGGAGGAAGCATGCGCTGTATGCTAAGTCTGTCTAAGGTGCCTCCAAAGCGGACAGGAGTGGGATGTGCTATTCATGAGTCTAAGGTAGTTTTACCTCTGTCCGTAGTTTTCAGATTTGCCAAGGTGTCATCCAGTGCTCAAACCTCTCTGTTAACTCAGGGtggcattgtgtgtgtatgtgtatcaccTCCCCAGGACCCGTGTATCACGAGTACTGTGACTGCCCAGAAGAGGATCCTCAGGCCTGGCAGAAAATTCTGTCTTGTCCAGCCACGGAACCACAGATCGAACAAGATTTTACTTCCTTCCCCAGCATCAATCTCCAGCAGATGCTGAAGGAAGTCCCCAAAAGATTTGGGGACGAGCGGGGTGCTGTTGTTCATTACACAATTATCAATAACCACATCCACCGGAGATCTTTGGGGAAATACACAGACTTCAAAATGTTCTCAGATGAAATTTTGCTGTCCCTGGCAAGAAAGGTATGAAAATGAACAATTTCCAAAAATGGTATCATTAATTCTTTTGTTGCAACAGTTACATACTTAGAACTATAAAGACCAGTGAGAGTGGATTTCAGGGCTCAGAAATGTGTCATGGAGTGTGCTTTTGTAGATGGCTCTTTCCTGTAAGATTCAAATTAACGTGGGCTTGGTGACTCTTGCCTGTTATCCCCGCACTCAGGCTCATGAGACTTCAGTATAAGCTAGGATAAGAGAGCGAGGCTCTGAATGCCAGGACACAACATAGGTCTCGTTCCATAGTCTAAGGTTCCGGTAAGTTTAGTCATGACCTTAATGTGGGGTGTAGAGATCTGGGCAGCTGTATAGGCAATAGGTTCAAGTTGagggagggtggagtcagaaaGCCTAGGAAGGAAACTTCCAAGCAAGAGGTCCTCAACAGAGAGTGTCAGTCGTGGAtgtggaaacaggaggaggaggactctaggggcgAAGTTGGAAGAGGGCATGGTGACGGAGGGcaaaggcttgggtctgactgcAGACTGTTGCTTAGGCAGCTGGTGCGGCTGCACAAAGCCACCCGTTCACACTTCTCCATATACGCCCACTTCAGTGACATCCCATTTTAAATGCTACCTCTGGAGAAAGGTAGCCGGCTCCCAGTTAAGTGAGTTTGCTATGTACTACCCTCGCCCGGAGGTTCTCTTCTCCTTACCCACTGTTTTCCATGGTCATCTCTATCAGAAGTACTTAAGAGGAcccagctggggagatggctgggtcGGTAAAGTGCATGCTGGGCCAACATTAGGACCTGAGTCTACTGCCCAGAGCCTGTGTGAAAAAGACCAGCCGTGATAGCATGTGCTTCTAATCcaggctgaggaagcagagagaggtggagcCCTAAGGTAGGCTCAGAGACCGGCCAGCTTAACTGCCTTGGGAaggtccaggccagtgagaaaccatatctaaaacaaaacaaaacaaaagaagaagaaaaagccaacaaaaacacaaacaaaaaagtaacgtAGATGGCTCTGGAGGAAAAACACCACAGACTGATCCCTGTCCTccatacatctacacacatagccaagagaCTGGGGCAGTGTGTACCTTCCGGCACTAATGTTtgtgggtttttggtttggtttggtttggtttgggtttttgtttgtttctttggtttttgtttttgtttttgtaggtcACCCTCCCAGATTTAGAATTTTATATTAACCTTGGAGATTGGCCCTTGGAGCATCGGAAAGTCAATGACACTCCCAGCCCTATACCTATCATTTCCTGGTGCGGCTCCTTGGATTCAAGAGACATTATCCTTCCGACATATGATGTCACCCATTCCACACTTGAAGCGATGAGGGGTGTCACAAATGATCTCCTCTCTGTTCAGGGAAATACAGGTGAGCTAAGGTTAATTCTCCAGGGAAAACGCTTAAGGGTAAAAATGATGGAGGGAATGTTAACTCAGAAAGAGTAGATGTATACGCTTAATCTTTCTTACTTCCTAACCAAGAAGAACGCTGATCTAGCATGTGCAGGGGCCCCAGCTCCGTTCCCAGCACAGCAAAGAGGGAGGAAAGCACCCTTAGGCCAAAAGAGAATGTTTAGGACtctaatttgaaaatgaaatgtactTAGTTTGGGGAAATAACCCCCAAGCCTATATTCATGGAGTCTCTCCTTTGGGTTTAGTCATTGGTAAACATCTTTTCATGTCTGCATTTGGTTATacttatatgaaattttaaatcaaaacattaaaGATATGTAAATAATTGTATATTTGGTAAACTTGTCTCTTAGTTCTGACCCCAGTGCTTTTTATGGATGAAATGAGGGCACATTCTGAAAAACGTAAGAGGGTTGTGATCATGGTGTGATTCGGGCATTATGAACCCATCCTCCAGTACTTTGTGAGGAattctcttatttcatttttatgcacTCCTGAGCCTTTCAGATTggaatcttttctctctttttatgattccttccttccatttatgATACAATACCTCTTTTGGCAACTCATTGAGCTGCAAAAAACTTGGCTTTGTCCTTTCCAGCCTCTATTTGTCTTTATTGTTATTGGGGGACAAGACCAGAGATTTGTGAAAATTGTCTGAAGTATCATGAagagaaaagataaatgaaaatcaGATGGGGACCATAGGTAATAAAAGTTGGCCTGCTTTCAGTTTGATACCAGTGAATTCCTCAGTATACTGAGAAGGTTTAACCCCTCTGATTTCTGTGTCTTAGATGTCCCCAGACACTGATGGGCAttattatttagaataataaGAGGTCtttcggtggtggtggtgcacgcctttaatcccagcactcgggaggcagaggcaggcggatctctgtgagttcgaggccagcctggtctacaaagcgagttccaggaaaggcgcaaagctacatagagaaaccctgtctcgaaaaaacaaaaaacaaaacaaaacaaacaaacaaaaaagaggtctTGTCAGAGATTGAAATTAACTTTTCTAAaacatttccccttttaaaaagagaagacagggctagagagatggctcagaggttaagagcactggctcctctttcagaggacccaggttcaattcccagcacccatatggcagctcacaactgtctctacctccaattccacgggatctgacaccttcacaccaatgcacattaataaattataaaaaaaaaaaagaactaatttttttaaaaaagagaagatataaatagagagagagagctgggcatggtgtctcatgcctgtaatcctagcacttggaagcctgaggcaggaagagtgtccTTAgttagagatccatctgggtaCATAGCAAGTAGCAGGGATATTATAGCGAGATCCTCTCTCAAACTCCCCATATACCTATGTGAATGTAGTGAGCTTAACAgcatcaaagaaaaatattttccctcTATTCAAAATTATGAGCAGCtaaactggagagatggtcaagtggttaagagcactcactgctcttccagaggacccaggttcaattccctgcacccacttggtgcacaacaatctgtaactccagtcccaggagatctggctccctcctctggcctctgtgggcacttcatgcacacagtgcacagacatacacggaatatatacacataacataaaaatcaaGGGAGAAATATGAACTAAAAATCTGTTGGGGTTGCTTAGTTAGACAATTTTCTGCTGACCTCTTATAAGAACAAAAGCCTAACTCGTGTGTGATTATGAAACATGAAAAATTGAAGAAGCTATGGCCTTGGGAGGGGGACAAATCACAGAGCCTCTGCTTGCCTTGAGCTTGGTCTGATACTGTGAGGGCTGCTTCCTACTGTTGAACACAGTGACCAGCCCTTGTGACCTGTTGTTGGGAGGTAAACAGGAGAGGCTGgcgcaaacagacagacagacagcctctgAAAGCATCTCTGGCAAACTGAGGCTCAGTCCCAGGTATTTTGGAAACAGCATCTATACTACAAAATGAGTTTGTGATGAgtatcaacattttaaatgacaatgGTGAATTAAAGGTCATTGTACTGTCTTATGATTTCAGATTCTTAATCATCATTTTTTATGGCCTCAAACTTCTAGGGCCTTCCTGGATCAATAAAACAGAGAAAGCTTTCTTCCGAGGTAGAGATAGCCGGGAAGAGAGGCTGCAGTTGGTACAGCTGTCCAAAGAAAATCCACAGCTGCTAGATGCAGGAATTACAGGATATTTCTTtttccaagagaaagaaaaagagcttgGAAAAGCCAAGTTGAtgggtttctttgatttctttaaggtaTGAGTCTTCCTATGGCTATGGAGTGATAAACTGTGTTCAACGTCTGTGAAACAGGCCGTTCAAGCAGGTCGCCTCCTTTGGGAGCTGACTTCACTGTTACACTTTCCTGTGTGACCAAGGGAACCGCTGAACTCTTGACGGTTCTCTCTCTGTTCATTTTGTTTACGGAATAACCTAGAACTGTATTTAATGCTTAATGTAGGAGCTAACAcgaagtgtgtatgtgtttactgTGGCTTTCCCCTTTGGTTTAATAAGCTGCAAAGATAAGTGTCTTTTATGTAAAGTGACCTCAAGTATCTGTGGTAAATAAAAAgagtattcattttaaaatatggaaaatagGAGGCGGAGCGAGAGTTTGAGTCCTGCCTGTGGCCCCTCCTCTCTTAGTGGCTCTGGTGACCTGTGATGCCTGCCatgttcttttactttctttttgcattgatttttgtatgcgtgtgtgtttgtatatgcatgtatatgtgtgatgtgtgtgtgtgtgtgcatatacatacatgtgtgtgcctctCACTCCTTTAGAGTGTTTTCATGAAACCCACACCTAACTGGCTAGAAACACATGGCActgattttttaataaaatgtttttttaaagaaattattaagaGGTTAGAGTGTAGCCCAGTGCAGAGGGCTTCTATTACATGTGAGAGGCagaggtttgatccccagcactgagaaggaaagggaggagggagggagggagggaggaaggaagggagtcaCCGGAGTTGGGAATGGATCACCTTCATCTCGGGGGCTTTGTAAAAAGAACAGTGAATTTGCTTTCAGCATGTAGGTTTATAAATTTCTCTGGATACCAGTTTTCTcacttgtaaaaaacaaaaacaaaaacaaaaacttgctttatattataattaaattgGATTTCATGCCTTTGATAAATGCTTTTGAAATGGAAATCAGAACTTATTAATCCAATATGTGTCAAGGAAGTGACTACTTCTCCAGGTTTCTGTCAACTattttttattacacttatttatctgtgtgtgtgtgtgtgtgtgtgtgtgtgtgtgtgtgtgtgtgtgtgatgacaacTTACCAGAGTTAGTTCCCTTCCTCTACCAggtgggtcctaggaattgaacttgggtcatctggtTTGGCAGCACGCTCCTctatccactgagtcatcctaCCTACAGTTTACAAGCTGGAAAGATGTAAACTCAATTTTACATCAACTTAGTTTACCAGCCTGTAAACTGTAAAATAGAGACAGCGCCTTTCTGTTTTGTGGGTTTAGTATAAGGACTAgatgaaactgtgtgtgtgtgtgtgtgtgtgtgtgtgtgtgtgtgtgtgtgtgtgtgtgtgtgtatgtgtaattaaTGTCACTTTTCAGAATATTAAAATTGAGAACTTTGACAATAGTTTTAGGACGTGCTTTGATTACAGAAGTCTGGACTCTCTGCTTCAGAGATGTAATTGAAACAGGCACTTGTTCTTATGTCCTAACAGTCCTAAGGGAGCTGTTACAGgctgtttataatttttatacaaaGAGAATGAACAATAAATGAAATGCAAACACAAACATAGGAAAGTGGAAAATCATCTctctgtatttaattttaaagtactGATGAGGAACAGAAGTAAAGCAAATGGCTTTATGAGGTTTTTTGCTTTTAATCTTCTAGTTCAAGTACCAGGTGAATGTGGATGGAACGGTGGCTGCCTACAGGTATCCATATCTCATGCTGGGGGACAGCCTGGTTCTGAAGCAGGATTCGCCATATTATGAACATTTCTATGTGGCACTAAGGCCTTGGAAACACTACATTCCCATTAAAAGAAACCTCAGTGATCTACTAGAGAAGGTGAAATGGGCCAAGGTATGTTCCAtgcaattttccttttcttaggtAATATCAAAGGTATTGATATGGGGGACCTGTGTTCTATCAGGACCTAATGtatcacaatgaaataaaataaaaggaagtgtgattttctttaaaaaaaaaaaaaaagtgttccctCTAATAGCTAAAGAATAGATATCAGGGGTCatcagagagatggctgagtggataagaacacttgctgttcttctaagGACcctggtttccagcacccacattggccTATAACTCCGACTCCAGGGAATCAGGCTGCTTCTGGTTTCTGCGGTCACTGCACCTGTGTACACAAATCCACATATAGATAAACCCAGGCACacagataaaagagaaagaaagggccgggtggtggtggcacacgcctttaatcccagcactcaggaggcagaggcaggcggatctctgtgagttcgaggccagcctaggccacagagtgaattccaggaaaggcgcaaagctacacagagaaacactgtctcaaaaaccaaaaaagaaaaagaaaggacaccAGAATTATTTTGTATACCCTCTGCCAACATTGTTGAAATTGAGATTTGAAGTCTAGTGTTTATGTAATATAGATTTTTCTAAATGATTCACTATTTGCACTTAGATATGCAAAACAAGAACACACAATACAAATTACAGATCAAAAAGGCCAGAGTTGGAAGGCTTTATATATTATTAAGAGAATATTCCAGGAAAATCTggtattcttctttttctcatataGGAAAAAAATCCGCAAGTCCTTACCCAACGCAAGCTACATAGCATCCTAAGAGCAAGTTCCCCATAAAACAGGAATTCCTTTTTTTAaggaataatattaaaaattattatggTTTATTATGAAactataaatatttatccttctattataatatctaatataaaacaaaaaatttccatttttttaagttttgagaaaTAATATTTGGTTATGGGAATCAGAATCGTTGTTCTGGCTTTTCCTAAGATCCACAATTGCCAGCAAACAGCTTTTTCTGTCAGCAGTGTGCAGAAAATGAAGCGTTTCCCATGACTGTAATAAGGAGCATCGGTTATTCCTGGCAGTACAGCCCGTGAGTACTAGTGAGTGAACAACTCTTTTGTTACAACAGCATTATAGCCTTTTGTGGCTACCGCTTTGTAACAGAGCATTGTCTCTGCATATTTGAATGAAGCTTtatgaaaaacacattttttattatttttaattttacacatgtGTCAGTGTAGAGGTCTGTACACTTGAGTGAAGACGCCCTCAAAGGCCAGAGGCCTCAgatctcctgcagctggagttgaCAACCACCAAGGTGGGTGCTAGGAAaagaactggggtcctctgcaagagcagtatacacacttaactgcagagccatctccccaacgcTGAAACTTTTAGAGTGCGTTTTAACATGAAAATTGATCCATTCTGTTCTTAGGCAGAGGGCATCATCGCTGGGGCAGCAGGTGATGGACCCCAGGCTTTCTCCCTGGGGAGGCAGGTGATGGACCCCAGGCTTTCTCCCTGGATAGCTAGGAAAGCACCAGAAGAGGCTAGTGAGGCCGTAGGGTCAGGTCCACACACGTTGGATCGTTTCCCTTCAACAGACATTAGTGAACTGCCCGCCTGGCCTCCTTTGTGTTACAGCCCATTGCAGTCCCCTACCCGTGATGTTGACTCTCGCCTCGCCTGTCTCTCTCGCACTTGCACGTAGCTTTCTTTGTGGGCTACAGCCTcaattttcattctttccttctaggAAAATGATGAAGAAGCAAAGAAGATTGCCAAAGAAGGCCAGTTAACTGCGAGGGACCTGCTCCAGCCGCCCAAACTTTTCTGTTACTATTACAGAGTGCTACAGGTCAGTTCAGAAGTGTCCAATCTGATGGGTCAGGGCTCCTTAGACCACGTGCGTGACTCGGACACTTTGTACCATGCTTCCCGAGGGGATCAGGGGCAGCTTGTGGAAAGAATTTGGGTTCAGCTGAGACTCTCTGGAGCCTCCACACTTAATCTTTGTTCTTGGAGCCCATGGAAGTAGATTAATTGGAGGCTCCTCCCACCTTGTCAGTGTGCGCCCCCTGGTGGTTGATTCTTAGAGAAACGTCCTTCCTTGTCTGTGGGTGGAATAAAGCAAGCCATATCCTACCCTCACCCCCACATGCCGGTCTTGCCATCCTTAGATGGGTTCCATCCTGTCTGCTTGTAGCAATAACgcctgcgctaccaccacccgttcatcatgtctgagcgaggggctgtggatcgaaaaacagagacagacagggggtcactcgcctcagcagaatgccgaatgctgtttattgaaagagagaagaaacattaaatacaggcttacagcacaatgggagaaccccagagggcagaagttcgctcctgatgtttacaatcttgcatctaagctgttaacgcccaatattcAGGAtccacagacaaggaacttcccttaagcattcaggagggtggaaaccgcCAGGGAATtatcatagggaggacatctggtcaaggtcggcaagcaggcaacggcttactcaatatgggaggagaccagggccctaCATCTACTAatctagttttaatattttttattttaattacattttatttatttatttcgtgAGCTCAGGGAGGCGggggtagaggtcagaggacaatttacggggttggttccttccttccaccacgtaggtcccagggattgaactaggGTTTTAAGGCTGAGTAGCAGGCACCTttgcccactcagccatcttaccagccctagCTTTAATTTTAATGGTAGGAGCTTCTACCTCTAACGTGTTAATTAGGCTCCCTTAGTTACATCACTATTTTGTTGGCATTCGCCCAATACTAGGAATATATAACCAAGTGGACACAGAATGAACAGAGTGGGAGACTCGGTTCATAGGGATATTCCTGACCAGAGTAAAAGAACATTGCACCCGTCTCTTGGCGTGGTTATAACTCCAGCCCTCCAGGAAGGATGGAAGTGGCCATCTATGCACTCTGTCTGGAAATGCTCATCTTACTGTTATGAAAATTCAACAAGATAATTATTCATTAGAATGGAGGATAAGTGCTGACTCTGTTTGTTTCCAGAAGGGGCATCTGGCTTGGCATCTCTTTTCCAGAGGTGTCCCGTTTACACCGGTGTAGATTAGGGCTCCATGCCCGACTGTGAGATGTTTCACCAGCATTTATAGTAAATAAAGCTAAAATGTAATTGTGAGGTTAGAATAGGCCAGACCTTTGGTTTGGGTCTGAAGCATCATGATTGAAGGTGGAGATGTGGAAGCAGGAACTAAACCTTGCACTCTTCCAAACATATTTCAGAAATACGCTGAGCGCCAGGCCAGCAAGCCCATGATACGTGATGGAATGGAACTTGTTCCCCAGCCGGATGATGGCACATCCGTTTGCCAGTGCCACAGGAAGAGGCCTGAGAGGGAAGAGCTTTAAGGAGACCTGGCTTCACACTCCTTTGTATGCTGGCTGCATCTTAAGACTTGTGAAAGATGCCAAGCTGTGAAGAAACAGGGGATCCTGGCCTGGTGCCTCAGGctcatacctctaatcccagcactctggaggtggaagcaagaggatttCTTTAGTGCAAAGCCTGCTTAAGATAAGTGGTGATTTCTTGGCCAGCCCAGACTACCCAGTTGGATCTTATCAAATAGccaaaacagctgggcagtggtggctcacacctttagtcccagcactcgggaagcagaggcaggcggatctctgtgagttcaaggccaacttggcctacagaatgagttccaggacagccagaactgtttcacagagaaacaaaacaaaacaaacaaaaagccaaagcgaaaaagaaatgcagagagATGCTAAGCATGTAATCCCACGCTCATGAGGCTAAGGCAAAAAGATCGTGAATTTCAGTGTTACCTGATACCTTTGGGTATTCATTTTATTCCGGGTGAAAGCTGCCCATTTGAGCATCATGGTAGATGAAAGGACTTACGCATCCCCTGGGAATCTGTGGGTGTCACATTTACTGGTTTGTTTCTATCTTTTGTTCACTTGCTTTTACATCCAGTGGTGGAGGGAAAGTGTTTGGGGAGGTTTTAGTTCTCCTCCCCGGGTAGTTTCTCCTCTCGCAAGCTGCTCCGGATGCACAGTAACAGCAGCtctgctgtctcctcctcctgctggaaGCTCTGGTGAGGTTAACTAAGGAGGAGGCTGCTGTTTAAGGTACCATGGAGATGGTGGAGGAACACACTGCACCGTTTAAGTCTTTCCAGCTAAGTTTTTGCCAGAGCTTAAGACAGAATCAAGGGGGAAACTGTACCCTACCCTGGTGAGTCACAATCTGTTTGGGTTGTACACCTATTAAAGACAGCATAGCTATTAATGTAGATGGCGGCTCCCGTGGCTATCTTTATCCTCTATATACTAGGAATATAAGAAATTACAGTTGTCAACAAGAGATAGTTATTCTTTTTGTCCTTCCGAAAGAGTCCTCGAAAACTGCTATGCCAGCTTCAGGAAGCCTCAGCATCCCGGGATTCTCTAATAAGCCAAGGAGAGAGGCAGCTACTCATCCCTGGATCCACAGCCAGATGGAAAGAGCCTCCTCTTTCACTGGGTTGCACCGTTAAGATAAAGGCTTTTGGCATTTGCCTCCGAGGGTCGAGATCTAAGTCTCATACCATAAATTCACGTCTAATTCCTCAGAGCTCCATCAATCCAAGATGCAGTTCATGACAGAATGCAATCTAAAACAAGAGCTCCCCTAGTAATAGTGCTCCCCGAGCTGGGGCATTCGTTTGGTCCTATCTGTTCTCCCGAGGACCACTAAGAACACGGGAATTTGTAATTGTAACTAGGCCACAGGAATGTATCATCAAGCCAATTACCCCATCACCCATTTAAAGCCTACCCATGTAGTATGAACTAAAGGACAAGCCGTCCTGAGGCCACACCCTGGTGCATCTGAGACTATCTTCTGTTGTACATGGAGGATAGGGCTTTATCGAAATGGCTTATGGAAAGAGAGACtgcctcctgtttctacctctgtAACCCCAGGTCCAGAAAGCAAATGGTGGTTTGGTGTAGACACATTGAGTCTTTAGATTGATGCTGTCTGGTGACGGACCGTCCTAACAGTTCAAAGCGACTTGAGACAGATGGGCGGTTTCTATGGACTTGTCAGGGCCTCCCGAGCCTCATTTTGGAGCACTGCACTGGAGACAGAGTCTTCAACGTGAACCTGCAGGgaacatttctcatccaaactgTAACGAGTCTGTCAAGAAATCTAGATAatcctccatctccccagcttgaCCACAGCCTTTGAAATGAGTCTTACGCGGCTTTTTGGTTTATTAGCTTGAATATATCTTAGTGAAAGAAACTGGATTTTAAACCCTGATTCTTTCCCTTCACCTATTACCCACAATATCCATGAGCCGCTTTTAatcctgaaatttttgttaaaGTGTATCTGGCTTCAGAAGCCATGGATTGAGAGAGAGTGAAGGAGACTgcctggggaggggctggagggagattTGAATTTcaacaaaagtatttttaagcTGACCTTTGAAAAGAGAGGGATGTAAGGGTGTAAAGATACAGCTGTGTTCATTTGAATAAACTGTCAACCAAGCGTGTGGCTTCAAACACTCTCAGTGGCCGTCACTGGTCAGTAGTGAATGCTGATGAGCGGAGGAATTGAGGAGACAAGCACACACCACTGACGAGAACAAAGAGTTCTAACCATGCCGGACTGAGAGCTTCCCACGATGTGTCCAGGAAGGACCAAAGGTAGAAGACACAGAATGTGAAAACCTTTTgccaaagacaaaaagaaaatggttGAGTGTGCGGGACAAACTGCCAGTGTTGGGGGAGGtttggagggaagggaaatgctGCTTTATacctttttataatatttaaattgttttttaactaTGGATATAAGTCAAGTTGTACAATAAAAATGTCAACCTGGTAAAAGAGGAAATCCACAGAGGatataagaaggaaaagaaaatgatattagTGTTTTCCATGATGCCATATTAAAAACTATGTCTAGAATTTTGTCACGTGGTTTTATTATatactcttttttaaataaagc
This window harbors:
- the Poglut3 gene encoding protein O-glucosyltransferase 3 isoform X1, which translates into the protein MLRVPRAPLLRLQLALLVAAGAGARVSAPRSLAWGPGLQAAAVLPVRYFFLQAVDSDGRNLTSSPPGQTQFKVVVKSLSPRESVRIYAPKPLDRNDGTFLVRYRMHETAHEGLRVEVLYGGEHVAQSPYILKGPVYHEYCDCPEEDPQAWQKILSCPATEPQIEQDFTSFPSINLQQMLKEVPKRFGDERGAVVHYTIINNHIHRRSLGKYTDFKMFSDEILLSLARKVTLPDLEFYINLGDWPLEHRKVNDTPSPIPIISWCGSLDSRDIILPTYDVTHSTLEAMRGVTNDLLSVQGNTGPSWINKTEKAFFRGRDSREERLQLVQLSKENPQLLDAGITGYFFFQEKEKELGKAKLMGFFDFFKFKYQVNVDGTVAAYRYPYLMLGDSLVLKQDSPYYEHFYVALRPWKHYIPIKRNLSDLLEKVKWAKENDEEAKKIAKEGQLTARDLLQPPKLFCYYYRVLQKYAERQASKPMIRDGMELVPQPDDGTSVCQCHRKRPEREEL
- the Poglut3 gene encoding protein O-glucosyltransferase 3 isoform X2 — translated: MGQTQFKVVVKSLSPRESVRIYAPKPLDRNDGTFLVRYRMHETAHEGLRVEVLYGGEHVAQSPYILKGPVYHEYCDCPEEDPQAWQKILSCPATEPQIEQDFTSFPSINLQQMLKEVPKRFGDERGAVVHYTIINNHIHRRSLGKYTDFKMFSDEILLSLARKVTLPDLEFYINLGDWPLEHRKVNDTPSPIPIISWCGSLDSRDIILPTYDVTHSTLEAMRGVTNDLLSVQGNTGPSWINKTEKAFFRGRDSREERLQLVQLSKENPQLLDAGITGYFFFQEKEKELGKAKLMGFFDFFKFKYQVNVDGTVAAYRYPYLMLGDSLVLKQDSPYYEHFYVALRPWKHYIPIKRNLSDLLEKVKWAKENDEEAKKIAKEGQLTARDLLQPPKLFCYYYRVLQKYAERQASKPMIRDGMELVPQPDDGTSVCQCHRKRPEREEL